A window of Leptotrichia wadei contains these coding sequences:
- a CDS encoding UvrD-helicase domain-containing protein, whose translation MRKNNIILKASAGTGKTYRLSLEFIANLIRGVNYKNIVVMTFTKKATAEIKERIYDFLHQIAFNEGNRVELEKNLKEIYKFDNLNKKELQNIYFEMIKNKEDIRISTIDGFTNQIFKNAIAPYFNTYNYEILDKETDEFYSKILIKIIENKEIFKDFEFIIDEKKEKKNIKKYMEIIEEILGMQSNFVLAKDFEMMENEEKVSYNFLNNLDDIVDTLKKAHDKKKSKSIYRKKYENFFCEYIKILENQKLNENEKLKEKIKLVEQNDALLVMVEDKEPYWINAVVGDTKKIDMSDERESAEKSKDQLKERLSKYIYLTKILPLDKKLKNIAQIIFNIAKKIKISSKRLTYNDILVYTYEFIFNKDLKFVKDDKVTEDFLELIGGKIDTIMIDEFQDTSVLQWKILKLLMNTSENIICVGDEKQSIYNWRGGEKELFEKLETMIEGNVQNLDKSYRSYKAIIENVNKIFNGYDAKWNYADSNYRDDKEYQKGYFGYFIQNTKEEAPRIYMKIIEMIENGQIKNLGKSAIICRTNTHLKEIADVLNEAKIPYTLESKTTILEYKPIVPMYQLIKFYAFDNFKYLLEFMRSDLIGGLNSHVKYLLENKNEIIKYINGNSFEKVNKNSKIISFKEFIDMQEDENTKEELLKYERINILERNGLIFEKILEKVKELRALSIDLNNKYEKENFSRKLVENFEITKFYSTNSDLKNIFIFFNILKKYSNLYEFITFIEERKDNFRQVSSKDINAINLMTIHASKGLEFDTVFYYKRKSNKGNNDKENLKSYLDFDEKFSDVKKFILLFSGYDKKMIKNDLSKIIDKNAQKEEMEEINNDYVALTRAKKNLILLFDAEITDKNGYTDTLAKRMIDVYGDENRYKIGEIVESEIPEETTDTSDVKISNSLFKTYFDDDKFIVKTSLNTLENEFKRKKGLAMHYYFEHILNDLENEKKIAKSALLSRYGNMLGKKIVEELIVRMDKFIEKNSGIYDEKYKVYTEFEIYDSDGKKRIIDRINIDENNRKIYIYDYKTGFEPETKKEYQEQIEEYKNILRGKVSEDYEIDVKLLEV comes from the coding sequence ATGAGGAAGAATAATATAATTTTAAAGGCTAGTGCAGGAACAGGGAAAACATACAGATTGTCGCTAGAATTTATAGCTAACTTAATAAGAGGTGTTAATTATAAAAATATAGTTGTAATGACGTTTACAAAAAAGGCGACTGCTGAAATTAAAGAGAGAATTTATGATTTTTTGCATCAAATTGCTTTTAATGAAGGAAATAGGGTAGAATTAGAAAAAAACTTAAAAGAAATTTATAAATTTGATAATTTGAATAAAAAGGAATTGCAAAATATTTATTTTGAGATGATAAAAAATAAAGAGGATATTCGGATTTCCACGATAGATGGTTTTACAAATCAAATTTTTAAAAATGCGATTGCACCGTATTTTAATACTTATAATTATGAGATTCTAGATAAGGAAACTGATGAATTTTATTCAAAAATTTTGATTAAAATTATTGAAAATAAGGAAATTTTTAAAGATTTTGAATTTATTATTGATGAAAAAAAAGAGAAGAAAAATATTAAAAAATATATGGAAATTATTGAAGAGATATTGGGGATGCAGTCTAATTTTGTTTTGGCTAAAGATTTTGAGATGATGGAAAATGAAGAGAAAGTATCGTATAATTTTTTAAATAATCTAGATGATATTGTGGATACATTAAAAAAAGCACATGATAAAAAGAAAAGTAAAAGCATATACAGAAAAAAGTATGAAAATTTCTTTTGTGAATATATAAAAATTTTAGAAAACCAAAAGTTAAATGAAAATGAAAAATTAAAAGAAAAAATAAAATTAGTTGAACAAAATGATGCTCTTTTAGTGATGGTTGAAGATAAAGAACCATATTGGATAAATGCTGTTGTAGGTGATACTAAAAAAATAGATATGTCGGATGAAAGGGAAAGTGCTGAAAAAAGTAAGGATCAATTAAAAGAGAGATTGTCTAAATATATCTATTTAACAAAAATTTTGCCATTAGACAAAAAATTAAAGAATATAGCCCAAATAATATTTAATATCGCTAAAAAAATAAAAATTTCTTCCAAAAGACTTACTTATAATGATATTCTAGTGTATACGTATGAATTTATTTTCAATAAAGATTTAAAATTTGTAAAAGATGATAAGGTAACGGAAGACTTTCTTGAATTAATTGGTGGAAAAATAGATACGATTATGATTGATGAGTTTCAAGATACGAGTGTTTTACAATGGAAAATTTTGAAATTGCTGATGAATACTTCGGAAAATATTATTTGTGTTGGTGATGAGAAACAGAGTATTTATAACTGGCGTGGCGGTGAGAAGGAGCTATTTGAGAAATTGGAGACGATGATCGAAGGAAATGTTCAGAATTTGGATAAATCGTATAGAAGTTATAAGGCTATTATTGAAAATGTTAATAAAATCTTTAATGGTTATGATGCAAAATGGAATTATGCTGATTCAAATTACAGAGATGACAAAGAGTACCAGAAGGGATATTTTGGATATTTTATTCAAAATACAAAAGAAGAAGCACCAAGAATTTACATGAAAATTATTGAAATGATAGAAAATGGTCAAATAAAAAATTTAGGAAAAAGTGCAATCATTTGTCGTACGAACACACACCTGAAAGAAATTGCAGATGTGCTGAATGAGGCGAAAATTCCGTATACACTTGAAAGCAAAACAACAATTTTAGAGTATAAGCCAATTGTTCCGATGTATCAGCTAATTAAATTTTATGCATTTGATAATTTCAAATATCTGTTGGAATTTATGAGAAGTGATTTGATAGGTGGATTGAATAGCCATGTAAAATATTTGCTTGAAAATAAAAATGAGATTATTAAGTATATTAATGGAAATAGCTTTGAGAAGGTTAATAAAAATTCAAAAATAATTAGTTTTAAAGAGTTTATTGATATGCAGGAAGATGAAAATACAAAAGAAGAACTTTTGAAATATGAAAGAATTAATATTCTAGAAAGAAACGGCTTGATTTTTGAGAAAATTCTTGAAAAAGTTAAGGAATTGAGAGCATTGTCGATTGACTTGAATAATAAATATGAAAAGGAAAATTTTTCGAGAAAACTTGTTGAGAACTTTGAGATAACGAAATTTTATTCGACAAATAGTGATTTAAAGAATATTTTCATATTTTTTAACATTTTGAAGAAATACAGTAATTTGTATGAATTCATTACGTTTATTGAGGAAAGAAAGGACAATTTTAGACAGGTCAGCAGTAAGGATATTAATGCAATAAATTTGATGACAATTCATGCTTCAAAGGGATTGGAATTTGATACGGTATTTTATTATAAGCGTAAATCAAACAAGGGAAATAACGATAAAGAAAATTTAAAAAGCTATTTAGATTTTGATGAAAAATTTTCTGATGTGAAAAAATTTATATTATTGTTTTCAGGTTATGATAAGAAAATGATTAAAAATGACTTGAGTAAAATTATAGATAAAAATGCTCAAAAGGAAGAAATGGAAGAAATTAATAACGATTATGTCGCATTGACTCGTGCCAAGAAAAATTTGATATTGTTATTCGATGCTGAAATTACTGACAAAAATGGATATACAGATACTCTAGCAAAGAGAATGATTGATGTCTACGGAGATGAGAATAGATACAAAATAGGTGAAATCGTAGAATCAGAAATTCCTGAAGAAACAACAGATACTTCAGATGTAAAAATTAGCAATAGTTTATTTAAGACATATTTTGACGATGATAAGTTTATTGTAAAAACATCGCTAAATACGTTGGAAAATGAGTTTAAGCGTAAAAAAGGTCTTGCAATGCACTATTATTTCGAACATATTCTGAATGATTTAGAAAATGAGAAAAAAATAGCAAAATCTGCACTTTTGAGCCGATATGGGAATATGCTGGGGAAAAAAATTGTGGAAGAACTGATTGTCAGAATGGATAAATTTATTGAAAAGAATAGCGGTATTTATGATGAGAAATACAAAGTTTATACAGAATTTGAAATCTATGATTCTGATGGAAAAAAGCGTATTATTGATAGAATTAATATTGATGAGAATAACAGGAAAATTTATATTTATGATTACAAGACTGGATTTGAGCCTGAAACGAAAAAAGAATATCAGGAGCAAATTGAGGAATATAAGAATATTTTAAGGGGAAAAGTTTCAGAGGATTATGAAATTGATGTAAAATTATTGGAAGTTTAA
- a CDS encoding manganese-dependent inorganic pyrophosphatase — MSILVFGHKNPDTDTICSAIAYAELKNKLGKDVKAVRLGEINEETKYALNYFKVEKPELVKNVAGKEIILVDHNERTQTADGFEEAKVLELIDHHRISNFNVDEPLYARVEPVGCTATIILKLFKENGLTPSKETAGLMLSAIISDTLLFKSPTCTQCDAKTGKELAEIAGVDLKEYGLEMLKAGTALGDKSEAELLNMDMKIFEIDGAKIGVAQVNTVNEAEVLERKEKLLAEIDNIIAKEGLKFFMLAITNILTNDSAALISGDGNDIVEKAFGEKVDSNLVTLKGVVSRKKQIIPPLTKAIQG, encoded by the coding sequence ATGTCAATATTAGTTTTTGGACACAAAAATCCAGATACAGATACAATTTGTTCGGCAATTGCTTATGCGGAACTGAAAAATAAATTGGGAAAAGATGTAAAGGCTGTAAGACTTGGGGAAATCAATGAAGAAACTAAATATGCCTTGAATTATTTTAAAGTTGAAAAGCCTGAATTGGTAAAAAATGTGGCTGGAAAGGAAATTATTTTAGTAGATCATAATGAAAGAACTCAAACTGCTGATGGATTTGAAGAAGCAAAGGTTTTGGAATTGATTGATCATCACAGAATTTCAAACTTTAATGTGGATGAACCATTGTACGCAAGAGTAGAGCCTGTTGGGTGTACTGCAACTATTATTTTAAAATTATTTAAGGAAAATGGTCTTACACCAAGTAAAGAAACTGCTGGACTTATGTTAAGTGCCATTATTTCAGATACATTATTGTTCAAATCTCCAACTTGTACACAATGTGATGCGAAGACTGGAAAGGAATTAGCTGAAATTGCTGGAGTAGATTTAAAGGAATATGGACTTGAAATGTTAAAAGCTGGAACTGCACTTGGAGATAAATCTGAAGCGGAACTTCTTAATATGGATATGAAAATCTTTGAGATTGACGGTGCAAAAATTGGTGTGGCACAAGTTAATACTGTAAATGAAGCAGAAGTTTTGGAAAGAAAAGAAAAATTATTAGCTGAAATTGATAACATTATTGCAAAAGAGGGGCTAAAGTTCTTTATGCTTGCAATTACAAATATTTTGACAAATGATTCTGCTGCTTTAATTTCTGGTGATGGAAATGATATTGTTGAAAAGGCATTTGGAGAAAAAGTTGACAGTAATTTAGTAACTTTGAAAGGTGTAGTTTCAAGAAAGAAACAAATTATTCCGCCATTGACAAAAGCAATTCAAGGATAA
- a CDS encoding peptidylprolyl isomerase: MKKITILVSMLMLLMVSVVNAKGHRNQQKKEDKKFEKAMKDFQMEAVMKTTKGDITFFLYPEAAPKNVANFVFLAKNDFYNGLKFFRVVPNGLVQGGDPAENGTGTTGYLIPDEIKKWLNFDVEGILAMSNSGPNTNSSQFFITMQAMKELNGKYTIIGGIKSREDLSILRTLRENDKILNIDIKGKKIDKFLDYFPDEVSEWESKLEKTSNQ, from the coding sequence GTGAAGAAAATAACGATATTGGTTAGCATGTTAATGCTTTTAATGGTTAGTGTTGTGAATGCTAAAGGACACAGAAATCAGCAAAAAAAAGAAGATAAAAAATTTGAGAAAGCAATGAAGGATTTTCAGATGGAAGCTGTAATGAAAACTACAAAGGGGGATATTACATTTTTTTTGTATCCTGAAGCTGCTCCAAAAAATGTCGCAAATTTTGTATTTTTAGCAAAAAATGATTTTTATAATGGTTTGAAATTTTTTAGAGTTGTTCCAAATGGGCTTGTTCAGGGGGGAGACCCCGCTGAAAATGGAACTGGTACAACAGGATACCTTATTCCAGATGAAATAAAAAAATGGTTGAATTTTGATGTTGAAGGAATATTAGCAATGTCGAATTCAGGTCCAAATACTAACAGCAGTCAGTTTTTTATTACTATGCAAGCAATGAAGGAATTAAATGGAAAATATACAATCATTGGAGGAATAAAATCTCGTGAAGATTTGAGTATATTAAGAACTTTAAGAGAGAATGACAAAATATTAAATATTGATATTAAAGGAAAAAAAATAGACAAGTTCTTAGATTATTTTCCTGATGAAGTTAGTGAATGGGAATCAAAATTAGAAAAAACATCAAATCAATAA
- a CDS encoding LPS-assembly protein LptD — translation MKKYKVLFILLFYIILCGKLNAAGEVIDLETEKSRINLETEEIETEGNVTVKYGDYTINADKLKKIANKNILSGSGNVEFSQGSQIIKADNLIFDMDTKLAKIFNSESYNADLKLRYGGEETLSLGNKAIFIKNGWFTTSPYENPSYKINAEELEIYPNRKAVARNIGFFAGGKTWFKLPYYVTSLKPSTQRATLFPYVGMDSDRGLFGIMGFDYDLGPLAQGFVDFELSTKQKLALKISNDYSFWGNNSGNIFVNRVVVPIGNHKKEWDFKWNHKVINVPKKAKEDRKFYDVGYGIWNLNYQNITTNLMYAVDGAKLKDDYTAFVDKYRHIGFWDMNINQELGQNGEFNAKYYWTQDKHALKALTDINDKIMKDDDLDPRRTDVDLFKSIKYTNGNKDVEITVDNEDFRDINPGYVGDLNSYRKKRNYGINFRGPKIKFDYLNTDKDEYGELLGMRDRGDDKTIHWVQNIAYDKRKEWGLTFGNYYPFRESDFFGYQPRTGYQNLTNTLYFGVQAKQVEIIKKEYEYDYTRDNENYNSLFLNPATTDESRIYKVYEDNGKIRRPKKIVYEKYRAQKFNMGNDRIDIPLRNSFIGYNLAFENRDYSSLPVPEFRNGRKIEDLNSKTGYKVVRDASGDTIKQSPSMKIFTLDTRLFTTIFDNTSKNNNKYDVKITNDATISFQRTTADSATYGGYDIVEIPTNAIGLRNDFNYHIGNITFNYNLSMRDDRHFMDHWLKNRYVRNYFKADIANKRFVSLNFENNDEYEFKDFKSERDFNREIQYGYVSDDGDNFLYKFSDKNKQLFPYNTSLGWNQKIYKESLKERSFGVNFNEWGFEYTNTLNKVNDIYGNIATFGYPALKLKTNYHKLGFVYDTSKMKNKKFESDHYFRINLGFGKKIYRDLKNTPIITSDDRYIRGNDYTTIGFLYKYENNAKPRYAADLDKKEKDRGAEIVKSENQIKDINMVKNSNIQEFSINNANKSNIDNIVVNSDDRLFLSSEEEEAYKSYVEEENYRQNKFSLNDFNAKLQNLRSHKKYFQIGMDMQIDGSDAANPSGMKGFDKINDLTFKVEAGYLEKMFVRYAFIMERPDRIYRRDSTRNSTFDFRKHEFEGKYMFSRDPDKPWWVGGKIQYVQNGAPKSSDPEIYESSWYAKKVNKLTLGMATLTHRFENVEWEIGAGMKWDKPNNKKLGYYPVVSLKFGVTPFPEKNAQFNYSGKGFEFGAGL, via the coding sequence ATGAAGAAATATAAAGTATTGTTTATTTTGCTGTTTTATATCATACTTTGTGGCAAGCTGAACGCTGCTGGGGAAGTAATAGATTTGGAAACAGAAAAATCTAGAATAAATCTGGAAACAGAAGAGATAGAAACAGAAGGTAACGTTACTGTAAAATATGGAGATTATACAATAAATGCTGATAAATTAAAAAAGATTGCTAATAAAAATATTCTTTCAGGTTCTGGAAACGTTGAATTTTCTCAAGGTTCTCAAATAATAAAGGCTGATAACCTTATTTTTGATATGGATACAAAGCTAGCGAAAATATTTAATTCTGAAAGTTATAATGCTGACCTGAAATTACGTTATGGTGGTGAAGAAACTTTAAGTTTAGGAAATAAGGCAATTTTTATAAAAAATGGATGGTTTACTACGAGTCCTTATGAGAATCCAAGTTATAAAATAAATGCAGAAGAGTTGGAAATTTATCCAAATAGAAAAGCTGTTGCAAGAAATATCGGTTTTTTTGCAGGAGGAAAAACTTGGTTTAAATTACCATATTATGTAACTTCCCTAAAGCCATCAACTCAAAGGGCTACACTATTTCCTTATGTTGGGATGGATAGCGACAGAGGGCTTTTTGGAATTATGGGATTTGACTATGATTTAGGTCCACTTGCACAGGGATTTGTTGATTTTGAGCTAAGTACAAAGCAAAAGCTAGCTTTAAAAATTTCAAATGATTATTCTTTCTGGGGGAATAATTCTGGTAATATATTTGTAAATAGGGTTGTTGTTCCAATTGGAAATCATAAAAAGGAATGGGATTTTAAGTGGAATCATAAAGTTATAAATGTACCCAAAAAGGCTAAAGAAGATAGAAAATTTTATGATGTAGGTTATGGAATCTGGAATTTAAATTATCAAAATATTACAACTAATTTAATGTATGCGGTTGATGGTGCAAAATTAAAGGATGACTATACGGCATTTGTAGATAAATACAGACATATTGGTTTCTGGGATATGAATATTAATCAGGAGCTTGGTCAGAATGGAGAATTTAATGCAAAATATTACTGGACACAGGATAAACATGCATTAAAGGCATTGACTGATATAAATGACAAGATTATGAAGGATGATGATCTTGATCCACGTAGAACAGATGTTGATTTGTTTAAGAGCATAAAATATACAAATGGTAATAAAGATGTGGAAATAACAGTAGATAATGAAGATTTTCGAGATATTAATCCTGGATATGTTGGAGATTTGAATTCGTATAGAAAGAAAAGGAATTATGGAATTAACTTTAGAGGTCCAAAAATAAAATTTGATTATCTTAATACAGATAAGGATGAATATGGTGAACTTTTAGGAATGCGTGATCGTGGCGATGATAAAACTATTCATTGGGTTCAAAATATTGCTTATGATAAGAGAAAGGAATGGGGATTGACATTTGGAAATTATTATCCATTTAGAGAAAGTGACTTTTTTGGATATCAACCTCGTACTGGTTATCAAAATTTAACAAATACATTATATTTTGGGGTACAGGCAAAACAAGTTGAAATAATAAAAAAAGAATATGAATATGATTATACAAGAGATAATGAAAATTATAATTCACTATTTTTAAATCCAGCAACAACTGATGAAAGCCGTATTTATAAAGTCTATGAAGATAATGGGAAAATACGTCGTCCTAAAAAAATTGTTTATGAAAAATATAGGGCACAAAAATTTAATATGGGTAATGACAGAATTGATATTCCATTACGAAATTCATTTATTGGGTATAACTTAGCATTTGAAAATCGTGATTATAGCAGTTTGCCAGTACCTGAATTTAGAAATGGAAGAAAAATAGAAGATTTAAATTCAAAAACAGGATATAAAGTTGTAAGAGATGCAAGTGGAGATACGATAAAGCAAAGTCCATCAATGAAAATTTTTACATTGGATACAAGATTATTTACAACAATTTTTGATAATACATCTAAAAATAATAACAAGTATGATGTAAAAATTACAAATGATGCAACAATCAGTTTTCAGCGGACAACTGCTGATAGTGCAACTTATGGAGGATATGACATTGTTGAAATTCCGACAAATGCGATTGGACTTAGAAATGATTTTAATTATCATATAGGAAATATAACATTTAACTATAATTTATCAATGAGAGATGATAGACATTTCATGGATCACTGGTTAAAAAATAGATATGTGAGAAATTATTTTAAAGCAGATATCGCAAATAAACGTTTTGTAAGTCTTAATTTTGAAAATAATGATGAATATGAATTTAAAGATTTTAAATCTGAAAGAGATTTTAATAGGGAAATTCAATATGGATATGTATCAGATGATGGAGATAACTTCCTATATAAATTTTCTGATAAAAATAAACAGTTATTTCCGTATAATACTAGTCTCGGATGGAATCAGAAAATATACAAGGAATCTCTAAAGGAAAGAAGTTTTGGGGTTAATTTTAATGAATGGGGATTTGAATACACAAATACATTAAATAAAGTAAATGATATTTATGGAAATATTGCAACATTTGGATATCCAGCATTAAAATTAAAAACGAACTATCATAAATTAGGATTTGTTTATGATACTTCAAAAATGAAAAATAAAAAATTTGAGTCAGACCATTATTTTAGAATAAATCTTGGATTTGGTAAAAAAATATACAGAGATTTGAAAAATACTCCAATCATTACTTCAGACGATAGATATATACGTGGAAATGACTATACTACAATTGGATTTTTATATAAATATGAAAATAATGCTAAACCTAGATATGCTGCTGATTTAGATAAAAAGGAAAAAGATAGAGGAGCAGAAATTGTAAAATCAGAAAATCAAATTAAAGATATAAATATGGTAAAAAATTCAAATATACAGGAATTTTCTATTAATAACGCCAATAAATCCAATATAGATAATATTGTCGTAAATAGTGATGATAGACTATTTTTAAGTAGTGAAGAGGAAGAAGCATATAAAAGTTATGTGGAAGAAGAAAATTATCGTCAAAATAAGTTTAGTTTAAATGATTTTAATGCTAAACTTCAAAATTTGAGAAGTCATAAAAAATATTTTCAAATTGGGATGGATATGCAAATAGATGGTTCTGATGCGGCTAATCCTAGTGGAATGAAGGGATTTGACAAAATTAATGATTTGACTTTTAAAGTTGAGGCTGGATATTTGGAAAAAATGTTTGTGAGATATGCTTTTATAATGGAAAGACCAGATAGAATATACCGTAGAGATTCGACTCGTAACAGTACTTTTGACTTTAGAAAACATGAATTTGAAGGAAAATATATGTTTTCGCGAGATCCAGATAAGCCATGGTGGGTTGGAGGAAAGATCCAATATGTGCAAAATGGAGCACCAAAATCTTCTGATCCTGAAATTTATGAAAGTTCATGGTATGCTAAGAAAGTTAATAAATTAACTTTGGGAATGGCAACACTGACACATAGATTTGAAAATGTCGAATGGGAAATTGGAGCAGGAATGAAATGGGATAAACCTAATAATAAAAAATTAGGATATTATCCAGTAGTTTCACTAAAATTTGGAGTAACTCCATTCCCAGAAAAAAATGCACAGTTTAATTATTCTGGAAAAGGATTTGAATTTGGAGCAGGATTATAG
- a CDS encoding OmpA family protein — protein MEKKSKITAMLSVLLVSAPTTAKKITTSNLRDNTMRSTAIEVDGTNIDDLEISKSENDPNVVILDTSKLKFGFNSATIKEEYNPILEKLKDYIESKDCKISITGYTDSKGTKEYNRELSLRRAESVEEKLIELGLPPEKVIETKGKGDSNPIASNDTEEGRTANRRIEIQFIN, from the coding sequence ATGGAAAAAAAATCTAAAATAACAGCAATGTTATCTGTATTATTAGTTTCAGCTCCAACTACAGCTAAAAAAATTACAACATCAAATCTACGTGACAATACAATGAGATCAACCGCAATTGAAGTTGATGGAACAAACATAGATGATTTGGAAATATCAAAAAGTGAAAATGATCCTAATGTTGTCATATTAGATACAAGTAAATTGAAATTTGGCTTTAATAGTGCCACAATAAAAGAAGAATATAATCCTATATTGGAAAAATTAAAAGATTATATTGAATCTAAAGATTGTAAAATTTCAATTACTGGATACACTGATTCTAAAGGAACTAAAGAGTACAATAGAGAATTATCTTTAAGAAGAGCTGAAAGTGTTGAAGAAAAATTAATTGAACTTGGACTTCCTCCTGAAAAAGTTATTGAAACAAAAGGAAAAGGAGATAGCAATCCAATAGCTTCAAATGACACGGAAGAAGGCAGAACTGCAAATAGACGTATTGAAATTCAATTTATAAATTAA
- a CDS encoding Hsp33 family molecular chaperone HslO, translating into MEKSKIIRGTSKCARFFVCDTTEIVREAKKIHDLDPIATTIFGKLLTATAMMGKDLKNEKDLVSVRINGDGPYGNMLATGNINGEVKGYIANPEEKFHQIVDENGNFIKDETGQIRFIGNGTMQVIKDLGLRDPFSGVTKINGEDIADIVVHYFLLSEQIKSVVTLGVKLDENGEVKRAGGYLIQLLPGVEDGFIDKLENKLQQIRTITELLEGGMSLEQIVELLYEDISVFEEETDVDGAHKKVYVEDFEILEKSDLEYKCNCTRDKFYRGLITLGKDEINKILEEEGKIETECHFCRKKYEFTKDDFNWD; encoded by the coding sequence ATGGAAAAATCAAAAATAATTAGAGGTACAAGCAAATGTGCAAGATTTTTTGTTTGTGATACGACAGAAATTGTGAGAGAAGCAAAAAAAATACACGATCTTGATCCAATAGCAACTACAATTTTTGGAAAATTGCTGACTGCGACTGCTATGATGGGGAAGGATCTGAAAAATGAAAAGGATTTGGTGTCGGTTAGAATTAATGGGGACGGGCCTTATGGAAATATGCTTGCAACTGGGAATATAAATGGAGAAGTAAAAGGTTATATTGCAAATCCTGAAGAAAAATTTCATCAGATTGTGGATGAAAATGGTAATTTTATAAAGGATGAAACAGGGCAAATAAGATTTATTGGAAATGGAACAATGCAGGTTATAAAGGACTTGGGATTACGTGATCCGTTTTCTGGCGTTACTAAAATAAATGGAGAGGATATTGCTGATATAGTTGTCCATTATTTTCTTTTGTCTGAGCAAATAAAATCCGTTGTTACACTAGGGGTGAAATTGGATGAAAATGGCGAAGTAAAAAGGGCTGGCGGTTATTTAATCCAGTTATTGCCAGGAGTGGAAGATGGATTTATTGATAAATTGGAAAATAAATTACAGCAAATTAGAACAATTACTGAACTTTTAGAAGGTGGAATGAGCCTTGAACAAATTGTGGAGCTGCTTTATGAGGATATTTCAGTATTTGAAGAAGAAACTGATGTTGATGGTGCCCATAAAAAAGTTTATGTGGAAGATTTTGAAATTTTGGAAAAATCAGATTTGGAATACAAGTGTAACTGTACAAGGGATAAGTTTTACAGGGGATTAATTACACTTGGAAAAGATGAAATTAATAAGATTTTGGAAGAAGAAGGAAAAATTGAGACTGAATGTCATTTTTGCAGAAAAAAATATGAATTTACAAAAGATGATTTTAATTGGGATTAA
- a CDS encoding D-alanine--D-alanine ligase yields the protein MSKLRVGVIRGGVSTEREVSLKTGSEIVANLNRDKYEVFDIVIDTEKEVYEKIKDLNLDFAYIALHGVFGEDGRIQAILQSFGIAYSGPGVMSSAVCMDKEFSKRIVSEYGVRIAKWKSVRVGETVDFETVKKELGDHLIVKPNNGGSSIGVSFVETEEELKKGLELVFGMDKEALIEEVLHGVEISVPVIGGKVFPTIRIEALAGDYFDYESKYAKGGAKEYVFEFPEKVQAEINKFAQDSYYGLKCEGFARIDFMVVNEETPYFMEVNTSPGMTAASLLPKSTASKGYSYSETLDLLIESSLKVER from the coding sequence ATGTCAAAATTAAGAGTAGGTGTAATACGTGGGGGAGTTTCGACTGAAAGGGAAGTGTCGCTTAAAACAGGAAGTGAAATTGTAGCAAATTTAAATAGAGATAAATATGAAGTTTTTGATATTGTTATTGATACTGAAAAGGAAGTTTATGAAAAAATAAAAGACTTGAATCTAGATTTTGCGTATATTGCTTTACATGGTGTATTTGGAGAAGATGGAAGAATACAAGCAATTTTACAAAGTTTTGGAATTGCTTACAGTGGACCTGGAGTAATGTCAAGTGCGGTTTGTATGGATAAGGAATTTTCAAAAAGAATTGTTTCTGAATACGGAGTTAGAATTGCAAAATGGAAAAGTGTTCGTGTAGGAGAAACAGTTGATTTTGAAACAGTAAAAAAAGAATTAGGAGATCATCTTATAGTAAAACCAAATAACGGTGGTTCAAGTATTGGAGTAAGTTTTGTGGAAACTGAAGAAGAATTGAAAAAAGGGCTAGAACTTGTATTTGGAATGGATAAAGAGGCTTTAATTGAAGAAGTATTGCATGGAGTGGAAATAAGTGTGCCAGTAATTGGTGGAAAAGTTTTCCCAACAATAAGAATTGAAGCGCTTGCTGGAGATTACTTTGACTATGAATCAAAATATGCAAAAGGTGGAGCAAAAGAATATGTGTTTGAATTTCCAGAAAAAGTACAAGCTGAAATTAACAAATTTGCACAAGATAGCTATTATGGATTAAAATGTGAAGGATTCGCAAGAATTGACTTTATGGTAGTAAACGAAGAAACACCATATTTCATGGAAGTAAACACATCACCAGGAATGACAGCTGCAAGTTTATTGCCAAAAAGTACAGCTTCAAAAGGATACAGCTACTCAGAAACACTAGATTTATTAATTGAATCTTCGTTAAAAGTGGAAAGATAA